AAAATTATTCGTATAATTAATAATAACATATTTAAAACTTTCAAAATAAAAAATTTTTAAGAAAAGAAAGGAAGGTTATAAAATGATAAAACTTTTAGGTATACTTATTGTAATAATTGGATTCATTCTAAAACTAGATACTATTTCAGTAGTCATAGTGTCTGGTATAGTTACTGCACTTGTATCTGGTATTGACTTCATGTCCTTCTTAGATATTCTCGGCAAATCTTTTGTTGAAACAAGATATATGACACTATTTGTACTTACCTTACCTGTTATAGGTATATGTGAAAGATACGGTTTAAAGGAAAAGGCTATAGACCTTATACAAAAAGCTAAAAAACTTACTACTGGTAGAATTTTAGTTCTTTACTTATTTATAAGAGAATTAGCTGCTATAGCTTCTGTAAGACTTGGAGGACATCCTCAATTTATAAGACCTCTTATCAACCCAATGGCACAGGGTGCTGCCATAAGTAAATATAAAGATGTGGATGAAGAGAGTGAAGACGTTATAAAAGGTATGGCTGCTGCTGCTGAAAACTATGGTAACTTTTACGGACAGAACGTTTTCATTGCAAATTCAGGAGTTTTATTAATTGTAGGAACTTTAAGCGAACTTGGGTATAAAGTAACTCAGGTAGATGTAGCTAAATATTCAATTCCTATAGCTATATGTGCATTTATTCTTGGATCATTACAATTCCTATGGTTAGATAAAAAGTTAGATATGAAAATGAAAAAAAATAAATAAGGAGGATTGAAATTATGGATATAAAGCAAATCTCAATAATGTTATTGGAATTTTTCTATATGTTAACTGGTATTATAATGCTAATGACAACTTATTTTATATTAAAAGATGACAAACATCCTACAAGAATTGGTACAGCTTCATTTTGGTCTATATTAGGCTTCATATTTATATTCGGAAAATACGTTCCTTCTAAATTAGTAGGTGCTCTACTTTTAATAATAGGTCTTCTTACATTAACTAAACAAGTTAAAATTGGTTCTATTAAAACTATTTCTGATAGTTTTAGAGAAGAACAATCCAAAAAAATTGGTGGAAAAATATTCATTCCTTCTTTAGCCTTAGCTGTAGTAGCTTTTGCTGTAGCTCAATATACTAAGCTTGGTGGTCAAGTAGCTATAGGTATGTCAGCTTTAGCAGGTCTTATTCTTACTTTATTTATAACTAAATCTCCAGCAAAGAATATTGCTCTTGATGGTGATAGGATGTTACAACAAGTTGGATCTTCTAGTATACTTCCTCAATTACTTGCAGCTCTAGGAACTGTATTTACTGCTGCTGGAGTTGGTCAGGTTATTTCTAAAGGAATATCAACAATAATTCCTCAAGGAAATATCTTATTAGGTGTTACAGCTTACTGCTTAGGAATGGCTATATTTACAATGATAATGGGAAATGCCTTCGCTGCATTTGCAGTTATAACAGCTGGTGTTGGTGTTCCATTTGTATTTGCCCAAGGTGCTAACCCTGCTATAGCTGGTGCTCTAGCTTTAACTGCTGGATATTGTGGAACATTATTAACTCCAATGGCTGCAAACTTCAACATAGTTCCTGCTGCTTTATTGGAAAGTAAAAATAAAAATAGAGTAATAATATCCCAAGCTCCTGTAGCTATATTATTACTAATAATTCATATAGCACTTATGTATTTCTTAGCATTTTAAATTTATTGATAAATAGGGGGTATTAATAATGAAAGTTTTAGTTACTGGTTTTGATCCTTTTGGTGGAGAAAAAATAAACCCTGCCTTAGAGGCTGTAAAAGGGTTAAAAAATAGTATATCTGGTGCAGAAATTATAAAAATAGAAATACCAACTGTATTTAAAAAATCTGTTGCTGAAGTAGAAAAAGCCATTGTTAAACATAATCCTGATATAGTACTTTGTATAGGGCAAGCTGGTGGAAGGTTTGAAATAAGTCCAGAAAGAGTAGCTATAAATATGGATGATGCTAGAATAGAAGATAACGAAGGTAATCAACCTATTGATTTACCTATATTTAAAGATGGTGCGCCTGCATACTTCACATCCCTTCCAATAAAAGCTATGGTAAAAGAAATGAAGGAGAATGGTGTTCCTGGTAGTATATCAAATACAGCTGGTACATTTGTATGCAACCATGTAATGTATGGTGTACTTTATCTTATAGATAAAAAGTACCCTAATATGAAAGGTGGATTCATTCACGTTCCATTCATACCAGAACAAGTTACAGAAAAGAGAAATATGCCGAGCATGTCTCTAGAACTTATAACAAAAGGTCTTGAACTTTG
The nucleotide sequence above comes from Hathewaya histolytica. Encoded proteins:
- the pcp gene encoding pyroglutamyl-peptidase I, translated to MKVLVTGFDPFGGEKINPALEAVKGLKNSISGAEIIKIEIPTVFKKSVAEVEKAIVKHNPDIVLCIGQAGGRFEISPERVAINMDDARIEDNEGNQPIDLPIFKDGAPAYFTSLPIKAMVKEMKENGVPGSISNTAGTFVCNHVMYGVLYLIDKKYPNMKGGFIHVPFIPEQVTEKRNMPSMSLELITKGLELCIKAAVENTEDIKETGGKIC
- a CDS encoding DUF969 domain-containing protein, with translation MKLLGILIVIIGFILKLDTISVVIVSGIVTALVSGIDFMSFLDILGKSFVETRYMTLFVLTLPVIGICERYGLKEKAIDLIQKAKKLTTGRILVLYLFIRELAAIASVRLGGHPQFIRPLINPMAQGAAISKYKDVDEESEDVIKGMAAAAENYGNFYGQNVFIANSGVLLIVGTLSELGYKVTQVDVAKYSIPIAICAFILGSLQFLWLDKKLDMKMKKNK
- a CDS encoding DUF979 domain-containing protein; its protein translation is MDIKQISIMLLEFFYMLTGIIMLMTTYFILKDDKHPTRIGTASFWSILGFIFIFGKYVPSKLVGALLLIIGLLTLTKQVKIGSIKTISDSFREEQSKKIGGKIFIPSLALAVVAFAVAQYTKLGGQVAIGMSALAGLILTLFITKSPAKNIALDGDRMLQQVGSSSILPQLLAALGTVFTAAGVGQVISKGISTIIPQGNILLGVTAYCLGMAIFTMIMGNAFAAFAVITAGVGVPFVFAQGANPAIAGALALTAGYCGTLLTPMAANFNIVPAALLESKNKNRVIISQAPVAILLLIIHIALMYFLAF